From the Brachybacterium sillae genome, the window GCCACCGCGGCTGACCGAGGAGACCCGCACCCCTGACCCACAGGAGACCGCATGAGCCCCGCCCCGTCCCATGAGCTCTCGCTGCGGCTGATCGAGCTGTTGGAGCACGCCGAGCCGACCGACCCGGAGGTGGTGGAGGTCCGCTCCCAGCTGGCGGAGGCCGCCGCCGCGGAGGGCCGCGGCGAGGACGCCGTCTACCAGGTCGACGAGCTGGTCAAGGACACCCTGCGCGAGCTCGGTCCCGAGCATGACTCCACCCGGCGGGCGATCGCCGCCCGCGATGCGGTGGAGCGGGCCGTCGGGATCGTCTGAGCGCGCCCGGGCACGACCGCGCGCACCCCCGTCAGGCGCCCGCGCCGGACAGCACCGCCCGGCACGCCCGCTGCAGCAGCTCCGGGTCGACCGTCGCGCACATCTCCCGCGCGGAGTGCATGCTCAGCAGGGTGATGCCGACGTCCACGGTGGTCATGCCCAGTCGCGTGGCGGTGATCGGTCCGATGGTGGAGCCGCAGGGCATGGCGTTGTTCGAGACGAACCGCTGCACCGGCACCTCGACGGACTCGCAGGCGGCGAGGAATGCCGCCGCCCCGACGGCGTCGGTGGCGTAGCGCTGCTGCGCGTTGATCTTCAGCATGGGGCCGCCGCCCAGGCGCGGCCGTGCCACCGGGTCGTGGCGCTCCAGGTAGTTCGGGTGGGCGGCGTGCCCGGCGTCGGCGCTGACCACCAGCGACTGCGCGAACACACGTCGCAGCGAGGCATCATCACCACCGAGCGCGGCGTGCATCCGCACCAGGACGTCCTCCAGGAAGGGGCCACCGGCCCCGGAGCGCGTGGCGGAGCCGACCTCTTCGTGGTCGTTGGCGACCATCACTGCGATCGGCGCGGGGCCCGCCTGCTCGGCGCGGGCCACGGCGATCAGGGCCTCCACTTCGGCGTGCACGGAGACGAGGTTGTCGAGGCGGGGGCTCGCGAGGAACTCCTCGTCGGCGCCGAACAGCGCCGGCTCCTGCGCGGGCACAGTGAGCACATCGGTGGCGAGCACGTCGTCGGCGGCCACCCCGGCGGCCTCGGCGAGCACCTGCATCGGGTCGATGTCTCCGAGCCCCAGCACCGGCTGCAGATGCCGTTGCGGGTCCAGCTTCAGGCCCTCGCTGTTGACCTGCCGGTCCAGGTGCACCGCCAGTTGCGGCACCCGCAGCACGGGGCCGGTCTCCACCAGCACCTCACGGCCGTCGCGCAGCACCAGCCGCCCCGCCAGACGCAGCTCCCGATCCAGCCACGAGTTCAGCAGCGGTCCGCCGTAGATCTCCACCCCCACCTGGGCGAACCCCTCCGCACCCAGCCGCGGCAGCGGCTTCAGCTTCAGGGCGGGGGAATCGGTGTGGGAGCCGACGATCCGCAACGGCGTGTCGGCCCCGGCGCCCTGCGGCAGATGCCAGGCGATGATCGAGCCATCCCGCACCACGTACCGGTCGCCGTCGACCGCCGTCCAGTCCTCGCGCTCGTCGAGCCGGGTGAACCCGGCGGCCTCGAGACGCCGCGCGGCCTCCGCGACCGCGTGGAAGGAGCTCGGGGAGGCGGTGACGAAATCGGCGAGGTCCAGGGCGGTGGCGCGGGCGTCGGCGGTGATCATCCGATCATTGAACCATCGGGGCCGCGGCAGGGCAGGATCTCCCACAGGGAGGCGTCCCCGACGCGTGCCACCTCGCGAGCGGCCCCGGTCTCCGCGATCTCGTTGAGTCCGGTGTAGGTGGCCCGCTTGTCCCACAGCTCGTCAGGTCCGAAGTCCAGGGCGTAGTCCACGCCGAGCTGCTGCGCGGCCAGACACACCTCGGGGTCGGTCGCGGCCTCGTCGAGTCGGGCGTTCAGCAGGTGCACCCGGGGCTCGGCCTCGAAGCTGACGAAGGTGTTGAGCACCTGCCGGTCGCCGATCGCATAGGCGAGGGAGCTGCCGTTCCAGGCGTTGGTGGCGATGATGGCGTCCTCGGGGACCAGCTGCGGCAGCTGCTCCAACAGGGCCCGTTCATCGGGGGTGAGGAGGTCCTCGGAGGCCCATTGGCGCCCGGCGGGGTCATCGTTCACCCGGGCGGCGGGGGAGAGCGTCCCGGCGAGCACCAGCGCCACCGCGGCTGCCACCACCGCCGGCCACGGCAGACGCAGCCGTGGACGCCACTGGCGCACCAGGTGCACCAGGGAGTCGGCGCCCGCCCCGATCAGCGGGATCCCCAGCAGAGGCAGCAGGGCGGCGATGCGGTAGATGTCGCTGTACCAGGGGCCGGTCAGCTCGTACCGCAGTTCGGCGTCCTGACCGGCCGCCGCCAGCCAGTACATCGCCACGGCCGCCGCGAACCCGGCACCGAGCCAGCGACCCTTCCCCCACAGCAGCAGCGCGGCGCCGGCGACGATCACCAGCACGAGGACGACGGTGACCGGTGTGGCCATGTTCCCGGCCAGGGACAGTCCCTGCCACACGGCGTGGCGGCCCCAGGTGTTCGCCTCCCAGATCGCTGATTCCCGGGACACCCGGAACGCGGGCCACACCCACTGGGCGGCGCCGATCGCCACCACCGCCGGCAGCAGCGCCCGCAGCAGGGCTCCGCTGCGCCGCACCCAGTGGTGGCGGTCCCACAGCAGGTCGGTGAGCCGCGCGAGGGTCAGCCACACCAGCACCGGCACGCCGAGGGTGAGGGCGGAGAAGACCGTCTGCGGATGGGAGGCGACGGCGGCGAGGACCACGAGCGGGGTGAGGACGATCAGGGCCGCGGCGGACAGGCGCTGCCGCGCCACCGGGACATGCCCGACGACCTGCAGCATCATCAGCATCAGCGCGGGCAGCAGGCTGGTGCCGAGCAGGTAGGGCAGCAGCAGACCCCACGACATCATCCATTGCGGGAACGTCAGGGCGATCCCCGCCAGAGCGCCCGTGATGAACAGCCCGACGGGCCCGGCGGTGGTGCCGGTGCGCACCAGGGCGACCGCGCCGATCGGCCACACCAGTGCCCCCAGCATCAGCATCAGCACATTGCTGGCCAGGACGATGTCCCCGGTGTTCAGCTGCGCCACCAGGGACGCCAGCTGGTGCCAGGCCGCCGGGTAGTAGGTCGCCCGCCCGGGCAGACGGGTCATCGCGCCGACCGTCCAGGCGGAGGCGTCCTGATGCTCCAGCACCCACCGCACCGCGTTGAGGTGGAAGATCGCGTCGTAGGTCTGGCTGACCTGGTCGATCCGCCCCATCAGCAGCAGCGCCCGGGTGATGACGGTCGCGGCGCCGAGACCGACGCCCCCGAGGATCGCGGCCTGCACCACCCGGCGGTCCGGACCGACGGCGCGGGACCCGCCGCGGGGGACGTCGCGCCGATGCCGTGCGCTGATCCAGCGCACCACCCAGGCGGGCAGGGCGATCAGCAGACCGAGCACCAGCGGGGAGGCGGGGGTCCACGGGATGCCTTCGCGGGAGCCGAGCTCGGCCGCGACGGTGACGATGCCGGTGGAGACCGCCGGCAGCAGCGCCACGGCGGTGAGGGGCCGGGGGCGCAGGGCCGCCACCAGCGGCAGTCCGGGGAGGGTCAGCACGGCGCAGGCGGCGACGACGCTGAGGACGAGGGTCAGGACCAGATCCACAGCACCTCCTGCCTGCGCTCGAACCGGCCAGGCGTCATGGTACGGGAGGGCTCTGCCGCAGGCGCTCCGTGACGACCGGCTCCAGCGCCTCCTCGGTGAAGGTGCGAGTGAGGTGGTCGTCGTCGAGGTACACCTGGATGGTCCCCAGGACGGGGGAGCAGCGGCCGTCGGGGCAGATGGTGTCGCTCAGATCGAGGGTGGTGACGCGGGCTCCCTCGGCCCCGGTGAGGGTGGCGAGCGGCGCCAGGGGATCTGCGGGGGCGAGCTTCTCCGCGGCGGGGGCGCCGCAGGCGGCGTCGGCATCGGCGGGGGAGCCACCGGATTCGAGCACGTCCTCGGCGCAGGCGAACTGGTCCTGCGGCCACCGGGGCGTGTCGCGCAGGGCCAGCACGGAGGTGCCGCGGTCCAGCACCGCCTGGATCGCCTCCGCGGTGCCGACGGGCAGCGTCTCAGCAGGGCCGTCCGGTGAGGTCTGGGAGGCGGTGGTCGCGACCAGCACCGGATCGACCTGCTGCAGGTAGCTCTGCGCCCAGCCCTCGTATCCGGCGCAGTAGGCGCCGATGCCGGGGTTGCGGGTGAAGGGGCAGCCGTCCATGTGGATGTTGACCAGCATCCAGCCGCGTTCGGAGGCGTAGGTCTCCAGCGCCGGGATGAACTGGCGGGCGTGGGAGCTGCCCACCACCACCATCACCCCTGTCACGGTGGCGGACGCCGGCAGGGACATCTGGCAGTGGGTGTGGGGGAAGTCGGTGGGAGGGTCGTAGCGGCCCGCGCACTCGTGCGGCAGGGTCGGCCATTCGCGGTCGAGCTGCCAGCCGTGCGGCACGACCTCCGCGGGCGGTGTGGTGAGCACACCGTCGGAGGCGATCGACCGGGCCTCCGGTGCCGGGGTGCGGGCCAGCGCGGTCCGCCATCCGACAGTGCCGCCGACGATCAGGGCGATGCTGGTGACGGCGACGGCGAGCGCCCGGGGCCAGCGGGCGTCGAGCCAGGCGGAGCGACGGATCGGGGCATCCACCAGGCGGGTCAGCAACCACGCCAGCAGTGCCGAGGCGGCCAGCACCACCGTGCCGTCGAGCAGCCCGGCGCGGGGCAGCCCGGCGCTGGCCAGCCACAGCACCAGCACCGGCCAGTGCACCAGGTAGAAGGCGTACGAGATGTCGCCGAGCCAGCGCATCGGCCGGGACGACAGCACCCGGTCGGCCCCCCACCGGGTGCCGGAGTGCCCGGCGATGACGATCAGGGAGGCCGCCGCCAGCGGCCACAGTGCGATCCACCCGGGGAAGGCACCGCGCACGTCCAGCAGCAGACCGACGGCGAGCAGCGCCGCCACCCCGACCCACCCGAGCAGCGCCCGCAGCACCCGCCCGCGTGGCGGCTCCCCCTCCTCGGGACGGCGCGCCCCGAGGGCGCGGTCGATCACCGGCAGCAGCAGCGCCAGCAGCGTGCCCGCGGCGAACTCCCACACCCGGGTGAGGGTGTCGAAGTACGCGACGGGCTGGTTCGCGGCGGTCTCCACCACCGACCAGGTGAGCGACGCCGCCCCGATCAGACCGAACAGGACGGTGAGCACCAGGACGGGACGGCCGGTGCGCCGCGCGATCGGGGAGACGAGCAGCACCAGCAGCGGCCACAGCAGGAACAGCTGCCCCTGCACCGACAGCGACCAGAAGTGCTGCAGCGGGGAGGCGGCACCGGCATCGCGGGCCTCGTAGTCGACGGCCGCCCGGATCAGTTCGAGGTTCTGCACGTACAGCACGGAGGCGACACCCTGCCGCTGCACCGCGTCCCACAGCGACGGCGGCAGCAGCCAGGCGGTGGCCGCGAGGGTCGCGGCGATGGTCACGGCGGCCGGCGGCAGCAGACGCTTGAAGGTGCGCACCCAGTACCGCGGCACCGCCAGCGGGCGCCCGGCCACCAGGCGCCGCCGGAACGTGCGGGTGAGGAAGAACGCCGACAGGAACAGGAAGACGTCGACCCCGCCGGAGACCCGTCCCAACCACACGTGGTACGCGGCGACCAGCGCGATCGCGAGGGCCCGCAGGCCGTGCAGCTCCGCCCGGAACAGGTTCAGGGCGGCGGCATCCGCCGGCGGTGCGGTGGTGCGGTCGGTCTGTCGGGCGGCCCGCTCCGTGGACCAGGCGTCCTCCCCGGCGCTCTCGGAGGCGAGGTCGTCCTCCTCGGCCTCCTGGAGCCAGGGATCGGCGGGGTCGGGCTCCGGCTCGGGATCGTTGAGCCACAGCGCGAGGTCTCCCGCCGGCGGCTCCTCCCACCAGGGGTTCTCCGCCCGCGCCTCAGGTCGGCCGGGCAGGCGGCCGGCGGGGTCGGAGCTCACAGTGCGTCAGCCTACGGCAGGTGCGCCCATCGTCCACCGCGCGTGGGAGCATGACGCGGTGACTGCTGAGACGGACCCCACGACCCCGCCGGCCCCCTCCCCGGAGGACGTCGGCTTCCGCATCACCGCCCAGGACGGGCAGAAGGCCCGCGCCGGCGTCATCACCACACCCCACGGGGACATCGCCACCCCCGCCTTCATCCCGGTCGGCACCAAGGCCACGGTGAAGGCGGTGCTGCCGGAGGCGGTCCGTGACCTCGGCGCCCAGGCGGTGCTCGCGAACGCCTACCACCTCTACCTGCAGCCGGGGCACGACCTGGTCGATGAGGCCGGCGGTCTGGGCGCCTTCATGAACTGGCCCGGCCCCACCTACACCGACTCCGGCGGCTTCCAGGTGATGAGCCTCGGCGCCGGGTTCAAGAAGGTCCTCTCCAGCGAGTTCTCGGGTGGGGAGAAGGCCCGCACCGCCTCCGGGGAGGATGACGCCGTCGCCGAGGGCAAGGAGCGCCTGGCGCATGTCGACGACGACGGCGTCACCTTCCGCTCGTTCATCAACGGCGACGTGCACCGCTTCACTCCGGAGATCTCCCTGCAGATCCAGCACGGCCTCGGGGCCGACATCATGTTCGCCTTCGATGAGCTCACCACGCTCATGAACTCTCGCGCCTACCAGGAGCGCGCCCTGGAGCGCACCCACCTCTGGGCCATCCGGTGTCTCGCCGAGCACGCGCGACTCACCGCCGAGCGCACCCACCGCCCCTACCAGCAGCTCTGGGGCGTGATCCAGGGCGCCCAGTACGAGGACCTGCGCCGCAAGGCCGCCCGGGACCTCTCTGCCCTGCGGGTCCCCGCCGCCGACGGCCGCGAGTGGGCCTTCGACGGGTTCGGCATCGGCGGTGCCCTGGAGAAGGAGAATCTCGGCACGATCGTCGGCTGGGTGACCGATGAGCTGCCGGCCGAGCGGCCGCGGCACCTGCTGGGGATCAGTGAGGTCGACGACCTGTTCGTGGCGGTCGCCGCAGGCGCCGACACCTTCGACTGCGTCTCGCCGTCCCGGGTGGCGCGCAACAGCGCGGTGTACACCCGCACGGGCCGCGTGAACCTCACCGGCTCCCGGTACCGGCGGCAGTTCGCGCCGATCGACGACACCTGCGACTGCTACACCTGCACCCACTTCACGGCGGCGTACATCCACCACCTGTTCCGCGCCAAGGAGATGCTCTCCTCCACCCTGTGCACGATCCACAACGAGCGGTTCGTGGTGCGGCTGGTCGACGCCATCCGCGCCAGCATCACCGCCGGGGAGTTCGACGCCTTCCGGGAGGAGACCACCGGCGCCTACTACGGCGAGGCCCGCTAGGGCGTGTTGTCAAACTTTGCTGGTCAGCCAGTGGAGGGTCGCGGCGAGCGAGATGGCCGCGGCGTAGCTGCGGGCGGTCTTGCAGGTGCGCATCGCGATGCCGCGCCATTGCTTGAGCTTGGCGAAGCACCGCTCGATCACGTTGCGTCCACGGTAGACCTCGGGGTCGAAAGCGG encodes:
- a CDS encoding DUF6541 family protein gives rise to the protein MDLVLTLVLSVVAACAVLTLPGLPLVAALRPRPLTAVALLPAVSTGIVTVAAELGSREGIPWTPASPLVLGLLIALPAWVVRWISARHRRDVPRGGSRAVGPDRRVVQAAILGGVGLGAATVITRALLLMGRIDQVSQTYDAIFHLNAVRWVLEHQDASAWTVGAMTRLPGRATYYPAAWHQLASLVAQLNTGDIVLASNVLMLMLGALVWPIGAVALVRTGTTAGPVGLFITGALAGIALTFPQWMMSWGLLLPYLLGTSLLPALMLMMLQVVGHVPVARQRLSAAALIVLTPLVVLAAVASHPQTVFSALTLGVPVLVWLTLARLTDLLWDRHHWVRRSGALLRALLPAVVAIGAAQWVWPAFRVSRESAIWEANTWGRHAVWQGLSLAGNMATPVTVVLVLVIVAGAALLLWGKGRWLGAGFAAAVAMYWLAAAGQDAELRYELTGPWYSDIYRIAALLPLLGIPLIGAGADSLVHLVRQWRPRLRLPWPAVVAAAVALVLAGTLSPAARVNDDPAGRQWASEDLLTPDERALLEQLPQLVPEDAIIATNAWNGSSLAYAIGDRQVLNTFVSFEAEPRVHLLNARLDEAATDPEVCLAAQQLGVDYALDFGPDELWDKRATYTGLNEIAETGAAREVARVGDASLWEILPCRGPDGSMIG
- a CDS encoding acyltransferase family protein, which produces MSSDPAGRLPGRPEARAENPWWEEPPAGDLALWLNDPEPEPDPADPWLQEAEEDDLASESAGEDAWSTERAARQTDRTTAPPADAAALNLFRAELHGLRALAIALVAAYHVWLGRVSGGVDVFLFLSAFFLTRTFRRRLVAGRPLAVPRYWVRTFKRLLPPAAVTIAATLAATAWLLPPSLWDAVQRQGVASVLYVQNLELIRAAVDYEARDAGAASPLQHFWSLSVQGQLFLLWPLLVLLVSPIARRTGRPVLVLTVLFGLIGAASLTWSVVETAANQPVAYFDTLTRVWEFAAGTLLALLLPVIDRALGARRPEEGEPPRGRVLRALLGWVGVAALLAVGLLLDVRGAFPGWIALWPLAAASLIVIAGHSGTRWGADRVLSSRPMRWLGDISYAFYLVHWPVLVLWLASAGLPRAGLLDGTVVLAASALLAWLLTRLVDAPIRRSAWLDARWPRALAVAVTSIALIVGGTVGWRTALARTPAPEARSIASDGVLTTPPAEVVPHGWQLDREWPTLPHECAGRYDPPTDFPHTHCQMSLPASATVTGVMVVVGSSHARQFIPALETYASERGWMLVNIHMDGCPFTRNPGIGAYCAGYEGWAQSYLQQVDPVLVATTASQTSPDGPAETLPVGTAEAIQAVLDRGTSVLALRDTPRWPQDQFACAEDVLESGGSPADADAACGAPAAEKLAPADPLAPLATLTGAEGARVTTLDLSDTICPDGRCSPVLGTIQVYLDDDHLTRTFTEEALEPVVTERLRQSPPVP
- the tgt gene encoding tRNA guanosine(34) transglycosylase Tgt, whose translation is MTAETDPTTPPAPSPEDVGFRITAQDGQKARAGVITTPHGDIATPAFIPVGTKATVKAVLPEAVRDLGAQAVLANAYHLYLQPGHDLVDEAGGLGAFMNWPGPTYTDSGGFQVMSLGAGFKKVLSSEFSGGEKARTASGEDDAVAEGKERLAHVDDDGVTFRSFINGDVHRFTPEISLQIQHGLGADIMFAFDELTTLMNSRAYQERALERTHLWAIRCLAEHARLTAERTHRPYQQLWGVIQGAQYEDLRRKAARDLSALRVPAADGREWAFDGFGIGGALEKENLGTIVGWVTDELPAERPRHLLGISEVDDLFVAVAAGADTFDCVSPSRVARNSAVYTRTGRVNLTGSRYRRQFAPIDDTCDCYTCTHFTAAYIHHLFRAKEMLSSTLCTIHNERFVVRLVDAIRASITAGEFDAFREETTGAYYGEAR
- a CDS encoding M18 family aminopeptidase produces the protein MITADARATALDLADFVTASPSSFHAVAEAARRLEAAGFTRLDEREDWTAVDGDRYVVRDGSIIAWHLPQGAGADTPLRIVGSHTDSPALKLKPLPRLGAEGFAQVGVEIYGGPLLNSWLDRELRLAGRLVLRDGREVLVETGPVLRVPQLAVHLDRQVNSEGLKLDPQRHLQPVLGLGDIDPMQVLAEAAGVAADDVLATDVLTVPAQEPALFGADEEFLASPRLDNLVSVHAEVEALIAVARAEQAGPAPIAVMVANDHEEVGSATRSGAGGPFLEDVLVRMHAALGGDDASLRRVFAQSLVVSADAGHAAHPNYLERHDPVARPRLGGGPMLKINAQQRYATDAVGAAAFLAACESVEVPVQRFVSNNAMPCGSTIGPITATRLGMTTVDVGITLLSMHSAREMCATVDPELLQRACRAVLSGAGA